Genomic window (Deltaproteobacteria bacterium):
TATTCCTTTAGTTCTTCCATGGCCTGATTGAGTTTGCTGATATCCATAGTATGCTCCTTCAAAAAATTTGATTTTTTTTTCTTCCTGGCACTGGAAGTAAAAATTTTAAAGATGTTCATATGTCTTCCCGAACCGCCTTTCCCCGGTCTTCATGTTGCCCCCTTCAAAACGGCAACAAACAGCCCATGCAACGTCATCATTGTTCACCAAAACACCCTTCGATGACGGGGAAATAAAACCACATGGCATGCCGGTCCATTTCCTCAGTTTTTCCTGCAAACCGTTTCGCTCAAAAAATACCTGCATATCCGACGCGACGAAACCGTCATCTCAACTCGCCAGAGCATCGGCAAAGATTGCCTTGGCCTTGGGTAGCGCGACGTTGAGCAAAATACCCAGAGAGGTCTTTTTCGTGTCAATGAGGATACCCCACTGATACTCATCCATAACCAGCACAACCACCATTTTGTCGCCGGCCAGATCGATCATGTACGTGTTGCCCATGGACGGGAAACCCGCTTCCTTGATGCTGTTGAGCATGTACTGGGTGATCTGGTTGGACATGGCGCAATATGTTTCGTTCCCGTTGTAACTCATAATGGATTGACCGTCGCGACTCGTGTAAACATCGCACGAGATCAATCCGGCCCCTGCCGACTCTTTTAAGGTATTTATTGCTTCGTTCAGTTTCTTGATGTTCACGGCATTCTCCTTTCCTTCCGTAAATTGGGTTAAAGTTTCCCCCTCCCTCGGTAAATCGGGAGGACATTTTTCGTCTTCAACAGGTCCGTCTTCCGTATCGACCATGTCCTCAATCGCGGACGGGGCCCTGTCTCCGGACAAATCATTTTCACTCTCCACGGTTTCCCCCGGACCAAATTCATCAACCGGCGCGGTAGAAAACGAACCCTCCTCTGCCTGGTCGTCAGGTGGAGGGGTATCCATCGTTACCGCGGGAGCGGCCTCTGAGGAAACCGTTTGGCTGACCTCCTCCCCGATATTAAAAATATCGTCGAGTTCCGTATCGTAGGAACTCACCGGCGAAGGTCGTGCGGATTCGGATACAGGGCGGGACCGACGACGGCTCTCAAGAACCATGGAGATGAAGGCCAAATCATGCTGAACATTTTTTTCCACGGAAAAGGATTTTGAACTGACCTGGATCTCCGGGTGCTCCCAGTCAAGCATTTCCATCACGGCGGTTTCTCCGTAGCTGTTGGTCGCCGTCGCGTGAATCAAAACGCCTTTCCTCAAAAACATTTTTCCCGTCTGGCTATGATTGCGGATCGTCAGGATACACGTTTTCTTTTCGAGCTGGATCAACTTAAGAAAAGAAATCAGTTGAATACCGGACACCTTAACGTCATCGGATGCCTTGACGATGTTGTAAATATTGTCGACCAGAAGGTTGAAGTCCAGGGGCTTCTCCAGGTAACGAACCGCCCCCAGATGTGAGATACTGCTTTCAACGGACGGGGTACCGTAGGCCGTCATCACGATGACAGGAATTCTTGGATGGTGGGAACTCATGTAAGCCAGCAGCTCGAAACCGTCCATGACGGGCATTTTCAGATCGGTTATGATCAAATCGACGCTTTCCTCTTGCAGGACCTGCGTCGCTATTTTCCCATTCGCGGCCGTTTTGATCTCAAATTCCCGATCATGGGCCTTGAGCCCTTCGGCCAAACTTAGAAGGAACGTTTTATCGTCATCGACAATTAAAATTATCGCCACAATGAACCTCGCATGTATTAATCACCCGGAAAATCCGTGTGACTTCCCGCCCCGCAAACCCGGACAACATTTGATAAGCATCAAGCGTGCCGTAAAATGGAATTGTTGGATAAACCCCATGGTGACTGGGTTCACAGCCTTGGTGATTTTGGGAATGGGGCCGTAATGGCCACGGTGGTTCAAAACAGGCGGGTCATTATGATTCACTGACTAGTCAATTTGACCGGTATCTGGAGATTGGAAACGTCTCACCTTTCTTTTGAGCGTGGACAATGAAATGCCAAGGGCTCTGGCGGTCTGGGTCAGGTTGCCTCCCTTCTTTTTGAGAGCCTCCATGATATGGTTTCGTTCCATCTCTTCCAGGGGGATAGGGTCATCGCTAAAATCTGCCGCCACCGCGGCATCGTCTGTCTTTGTTTCTTCCGCAACAAACAGCAGTTCCGATGGACGAAGCCGTTGTTTGTGAAGAATGAATGAACGCTCCAGAACATTCCGCAACTCTCTGACATTCCCCGGCCAACCATATTTCAGCAAAAGGCGGATCTCCTTATCATCCAGATCCAGTGCTGGATTCCCACCGAAAAGAGCAATAAAATGGCGACAAAGCAGGGGGATGTCTTCGGCTCTCTCCCGGAGGGGCGGGATATGGATGCATAAAACGCTGAGACGGTAGTACAGATCCTTACGGAACTGGTTGTTTTGAATGGCTGTCTCCAGATCGATGTTGGTGGCTGCAATGATGCGGACATTGACCTGAACCTGAGATTCTCCGCCCAAACGCCGAATCGAGCTGTTATCCAGAACGCCCAGCAATTTAGCCTGGAGATGAAGGGGCATGGTGGAAATTTCGTCAAGAAACAGCGTTCCCCCTTCGGCCAGTTCGAAAACACCTTTGCGACTGGTTTCGGCGCCGGTAAACGCTCCTTTTTCATAACCGAATAATTCAGATTCAATCAGGCTTTCCGGCAGAGTCGCACAATTGATAAAGACAAAGGGTGCGTCATGCCAGGGGCTGGCATAATGGATATGACGCGCCAGCAAGGTTTTACCCGTTCCCGTATCTCCTGTAATCAATACAGGTGATCGAACCTCCGTCGCCCGTCTGACCATCTCAGACAACCTTCCTCGCTGGCCGAGTGTCCCGATGAGCATGGAGTTTTTCTGATCTTTCGCAGCTTTATAAGATTGGAGCAGTTTGGCGCGTTCGAATGCACTCATCTGCAGTGCCCGTTTGATGGATAACCTCAATTCCTCGAGTTCAAACGGTTTGAGCAAATAATCATGGGCCCCCGAGCGAATGGCCTGAATGGCATGTTCAAAAGAGGGGTGGGCCGTGATGAACAAAATTTTACATTCCTCGTTGCTCTCGAGAATCTCCGGGCAAATAGCGTGTCCCCGCCTGTCCGGCAACTTTTCGTCCAGAAGAACGACATCGATATTGTGCATGCGGCAAACGCGTAATCCGTCGTTAGCGGAATACGCCGTATGAACGTCAAAGAAGGGGCCGTGAAATTCTTCCTTGACCGTTTCGCAAAAGATTCGATCATCGTCGATAATCAATAAATTCCTCTTTATCGTTCCGTCATTCATTTCAGGCTGTCCCCAATGTCAACCGGACAAGCGTCCCTTCGCCCACTTTGCTTTCGATTGCTATATTCCCGCCAATTTGCATCATCAACTTTTTGACGATAACCAGGCCTAAACCGGTGCCATGGGGTTTGGAAGTAAAGAATGGTTTGAACAGGTTGTCCAACTGATATTGAGACATGCCGACCCCGTTGTCCCGGACGGTCAATTCCAGCGTTTTTCCTCTTTTATACAGGCCGATCACCACTTGGGCCCGAACTTCGGACTCCAGGAAGGCGTCTGCGGCGTTGCTGAACAGATTAAGCATGACCTGCTGCAGTGCCCGGGAGTCAGCAAGAGCCATGTCATCCTGGGTGGTGAGATCCGTTTCAATCATGATGCCACGGCCTTCGAAATCCTCTTTTACAAGGAGGAGAAAGTTGTCGATAAAAGACAGCAGGGAAATGTCTTTCAAGACCAGGTTTTCGTACATGTTAAAGTTTTTTAGTGATGTCAGTAAGTATTCCACACGATTAATTTCGTTCAATACCCTGTCGGTATATTCGAGGATTTTATCAGGGGAATAATTGCCGATGTTGTTCTTCAGCACACTCAGGGTCATTTTCATGGAATTGATCGGATTTCCGATTTCGTGACGGATACCCGAAAAGATGTATCCAAGATTGCTCATCATCTGAACGGATTCGGCGATGTTTTCCAAGCGGGTCCTCTCCGTGATATCGCGACTGATGACGAGCATTTCATCATTACCGAGAGGCATGAAACTGGCGTCGAAAAGCAAATTTCCCCGAGGGGCCGGAAGCTGATACTGGATTTTGGTGATCATCTTCTCCCGAAAGGACTGATTCATGGCATCAATGAACTGACCGACCACGGAAATAGGGAAAATATAATGAACAAAATGGCCCTTTTCCAGCCGCAGGGGAAACGTTTCATCCTCCATTAGCCTGGACGCCCAGTCGACGATCATCCCCTGTCTGGTCAATCGCAGGAAGATATGTGGAATAACATGATAAAACATGTCCAGTTCCGTCCTGGAAAGACGGAGTTCTTCCTTCACATCGTTGACATGACCGATGTCTGTCACGACAAGAACGGCGAAGAATTCGAGAGATGACGGTTCTTGATCCCGAGTTGCAGGGATGGGATGGAAGACGAGGCTCAGTTCCAGATCCTCTTGGAAATCGCGAATGGTGCACTCGTGGGACTGTTTTTGCCCCACCTTCCTTCGTGCTTCGCGCCATACGGACATCAAATGGCAATCCTGATCATGGCAGTGAGGATGAAAGAACGTGTGTAACGGCATGCCGATAATGCTGTCCAATCGGGACAATGACCACTGTTCGACATTGGTGCTGCATCGACGGATGGCGCCGTCATCGTCCACCAGCAGGATGAGATGAGGGAAGGCGTTTCCCGTGTCTTCTCGGGTATGACCGTCCGTATGATCAACCGGCGCAGAGGGGCCCTCCGAGGCGGACCACAAACCGGGTAGTTTCAGTGAACGTTTGTCCATATTCTTCCCCGAATCGTAACAATGGAGACATGAGAAAAATCATTTTCCGGATCGGGGCATTTTCCCGAACCGTCTGCCCGGATCCCCATGATTTCGGAAACGTGTTGCCAGCGAACGAAAACAACACGTAATTACAAATAAATCCCTTTTTTGCAATGAATATGTTGGCGACACCAACTGTCCTGGTCAGAACACATGACAGGCATAGTCCTTTTTATCGGAATAAATCCCGCCTGTTGACCTGAAGAGATCCATAAAGAAGACAAAGGGATTTCGATGCGTTTTCTTAAAAACTTTCACCCCGCCCCTCGGGATGATCTTGAGAAGCCCCCCAATACTGAAAAATGACCGTTGAAGCGGGGTTCGGGCTAAAGCGATTTTAACCCCGCGGGGCTCTGTGCCCGGAAAAGCATGGGAACACCCGCGATTCTACCGTTACTGAATAAAAAAGTGAAGCCCATTCTGCAGGCATCTTCATGGGTTCTCTATCGGCAGCGATAGATCTCCGGGTATTCAGGCGCCCGGAACAGGGATAGTTGTGATGCGGGCCCCATTCGTTGTTCCTTTGAGAGGTGAATACTCCCACACGAGCCATGAAGTTCAGGTTTTTGGGTGCTTTTTTCGTGTTTTTTTGGTTGCAAGAGCCGGTTTTTTGTGGCATACTCCCCGCCGATTTGGTTTGGTTCATTTCCTTTCCTTGGGAATTGTGGGCTGGTTCCCGGGGCAGGTCGTTGGCGTTACAGAGGAAGGGGATTTCAAGCGAGTCCTCCCAAATAGCGGGGAAAGGCCATGTTGCAGCGACGTCAGGAGCTGCTTACCCAAAATAATTTCGCATCGAAAGGAGAAAGTGATGATGAAAAAACC
Coding sequences:
- a CDS encoding PAS domain-containing sensor histidine kinase, producing MDKRSLKLPGLWSASEGPSAPVDHTDGHTREDTGNAFPHLILLVDDDGAIRRCSTNVEQWSLSRLDSIIGMPLHTFFHPHCHDQDCHLMSVWREARRKVGQKQSHECTIRDFQEDLELSLVFHPIPATRDQEPSSLEFFAVLVVTDIGHVNDVKEELRLSRTELDMFYHVIPHIFLRLTRQGMIVDWASRLMEDETFPLRLEKGHFVHYIFPISVVGQFIDAMNQSFREKMITKIQYQLPAPRGNLLFDASFMPLGNDEMLVISRDITERTRLENIAESVQMMSNLGYIFSGIRHEIGNPINSMKMTLSVLKNNIGNYSPDKILEYTDRVLNEINRVEYLLTSLKNFNMYENLVLKDISLLSFIDNFLLLVKEDFEGRGIMIETDLTTQDDMALADSRALQQVMLNLFSNAADAFLESEVRAQVVIGLYKRGKTLELTVRDNGVGMSQYQLDNLFKPFFTSKPHGTGLGLVIVKKLMMQIGGNIAIESKVGEGTLVRLTLGTA
- a CDS encoding sigma-54-dependent Fis family transcriptional regulator, whose translation is MNDGTIKRNLLIIDDDRIFCETVKEEFHGPFFDVHTAYSANDGLRVCRMHNIDVVLLDEKLPDRRGHAICPEILESNEECKILFITAHPSFEHAIQAIRSGAHDYLLKPFELEELRLSIKRALQMSAFERAKLLQSYKAAKDQKNSMLIGTLGQRGRLSEMVRRATEVRSPVLITGDTGTGKTLLARHIHYASPWHDAPFVFINCATLPESLIESELFGYEKGAFTGAETSRKGVFELAEGGTLFLDEISTMPLHLQAKLLGVLDNSSIRRLGGESQVQVNVRIIAATNIDLETAIQNNQFRKDLYYRLSVLCIHIPPLRERAEDIPLLCRHFIALFGGNPALDLDDKEIRLLLKYGWPGNVRELRNVLERSFILHKQRLRPSELLFVAEETKTDDAAVAADFSDDPIPLEEMERNHIMEALKKKGGNLTQTARALGISLSTLKRKVRRFQSPDTGQID
- a CDS encoding response regulator gives rise to the protein MAIILIVDDDKTFLLSLAEGLKAHDREFEIKTAANGKIATQVLQEESVDLIITDLKMPVMDGFELLAYMSSHHPRIPVIVMTAYGTPSVESSISHLGAVRYLEKPLDFNLLVDNIYNIVKASDDVKVSGIQLISFLKLIQLEKKTCILTIRNHSQTGKMFLRKGVLIHATATNSYGETAVMEMLDWEHPEIQVSSKSFSVEKNVQHDLAFISMVLESRRRSRPVSESARPSPVSSYDTELDDIFNIGEEVSQTVSSEAAPAVTMDTPPPDDQAEEGSFSTAPVDEFGPGETVESENDLSGDRAPSAIEDMVDTEDGPVEDEKCPPDLPREGETLTQFTEGKENAVNIKKLNEAINTLKESAGAGLISCDVYTSRDGQSIMSYNGNETYCAMSNQITQYMLNSIKEAGFPSMGNTYMIDLAGDKMVVVLVMDEYQWGILIDTKKTSLGILLNVALPKAKAIFADALAS